One segment of Dethiobacter alkaliphilus AHT 1 DNA contains the following:
- the hgcB gene encoding mercury methylation ferredoxin HgcB yields MGLTYLKNVTTLKLDTDKCSGCRLCTEVCPHQVFAMENKKSRIANKEACMECGACARNCPTEAITVHSGVG; encoded by the coding sequence ATGGGCCTGACATATTTAAAGAACGTCACCACACTAAAACTGGATACGGATAAATGCAGCGGCTGCCGTCTTTGCACAGAGGTCTGTCCCCATCAGGTCTTTGCCATGGAGAATAAAAAAAGCCGCATTGCCAACAAAGAAGCTTGTATGGAATGCGGAGCCTGTGCCAGAAACTGCCCGACAGAAGCCATCACGGTCCACTCCGGGGTAGGCTGA